CCTTCCTGCACTGCGGCACCTTTGGCGAGGCGCTACGGGTCAGCATCCGCTTCACCGACGCGATGTCGGCCGATGTCGGGCCCTGGATCGCCGAGGAGCACGGGGCCGGGTTGCAGCATATCTGCAAGTATCAGACGATCCCCGGGGTGGACCGCGACATCCTGGTCTGGATCCGGTTCGTCTGGATCTACCACCTGTTCAGCTGGCTGATCGGCCGGCCGCTGGCGCTGCGCGGCATCCTGGTGCGAGGCCCGCGGCCGGTGCAGGCCAACGGCTTCGACCGGTTCGCGCTGTTCCGCTGTCCGATCACCTACAACGCGCCGGTCGACGCCCTCTGCTACAGCTGGAGCGATCTGGCGGTGCGCCTCGTGCACAGCTCGATCACGGAATACAACGACTACTATGCGAGCGCCCCGGACTGGTTCGCCTCGCCCGATAGCGCCCTGAGCTGGCGGGAGCAGGCCCAGCAGGTGCTCATCGAGCTGCAGCGGGCGGGCATGTGGTCGGCGCCGATCGAGGTGGTCGCCGCCCGGCTGCGGACGCGGCCGCGGCGCCTGCGCCAGGGGCTGGCCTCGGAGGGCGAGAGCTTCCAGGACATCCGCACGCGGCTCCGGGGCGAGCTGGCCGGCGCCTATCTGCTGGCCAGCGACATGCCGATCTCGACGATCGGCGATACGCTGGGATTCAGTGAGCCCGGCGGCTTCTCGCGCCAGTTCCTGGCCTGGGCCGGCATGACGCCGTCGGCCTACCGGGCCCTGCATCTGGCCGACCCGGCGAAGATCGCCGCGGCCACGGCGCTGTTGAACGAGCGGCGCGGGGCCTGACGGCGGCTGGCCGACCGCCGGTCACTTTCGCCAAATTTCTTTGTCACTCCTGCCATGGCGTTTCCCCGGGCGGATGCCACCGTGCGGCATGCCCGGAGGTTGGCGACAGCCTCCGGATCGACCGCAGCCTTCAAAGAGCGCGGCGCATCAACGAGCGACAAACGGCCTTAGGGGAGGACCGACGTGACAGGATCCAGCAGGTTTACGAAATCCATCGCGCTTGGCGGCGCATCGCTGCTCGCCATCATGCTTCTGGCGGCGGCGGCGCCCGCCCTGGCCCAGGCGCCGGCGGCGCCGGACGGCGAGAGCCCGGACAGCGGGGCCGACGTCGAGGAAATCATCGTCACCGGGACCAGCATCCGGGGTGTTCCGCCGACGGGATCGAACCTCATCAGCGTGACGCGCGACGACATCGAAATGCTCGGCGGCGCCAATACGCCGGACCTCACCTCGACCATTCCGCAGCTCAGCAGCTTCAACACCGCGCCGACGACCAGCGCCGGCACCGGGCCTGGCCTCGGCTCCTTCGCGCCGGCCCTGCGGGGCCTGCCGGCCAACGCCACCCTGCCGCTGATGAACGGCCACCGGCTGGTCAGCGCCGCGGTGCAGGTGACCAACCCCGACTACCCGCTGATCCCCAACCTGGCGGTCGAGCGGATCGAGGTGGTCGCCGACGGCGCCTCGTCGATCTACGGCTCGGACGCGGTGGCCGGGGTGGTGAACTTCATCACCCGGCGCAAGGTCGAGGGCGTCGAGGTCTCGGCCAGCTATGGCGCGGGCGAGGACTATTCCGCCGGCCACGTCTCGGGTCTCGTCGGCGAGGACTGGGGCTCGGGCTCCATCCTGGCGGCCTATCAGTACACCGAGAACAGCAACCTGCTGGCCGGCGACCGCGACTATCGCATCACCGATTTCAGGCCCTATGGCGGGATCGATTCCCGCTCGGTGGCCTGTCCGTCGCCGACCGTCTATCCCAACCCGACCTACACCGCCCCCTACCAGGCGCCGACCTTCACGGCCGGGGCCAACCGCTGCGACAGCGGGGCGCTCAACGACCTGCTGCCAAGCTCGGCCATCCACGCCCTGTTCGTGTCGGGCCGGCAGGAGCTGGGCGACAGGACCACCCTCTGGGCCGATGTCCTGTATTCGGACCGCCATGACGAGTACCAGGTCGCCGCGCCGGCGCTGTCGGTCGGCATGCTGTCGCCGGTGTTCGGCGGCAACCCCTTCTTCAAGGGGCCTCCGGGCGCCTTCTACGAGCTCATCTCGTTCCGCGCCGACAACCTGATCGGGTCGGACCATCTGACGAACACCAACGACAAGTCGGCCGTCAATTCGTCCTTCGGCATCGACGTCAAGCTGCCCCGGGAGCTGAACCTCAGCGTCTACGGCACGGTCGACTGGGCCATGAACGACAGCTACGTGCCGGGGCTCAGCCAGGCGGCGCTGGACGCCGCGGCGGCGGGCACCACGACGGCGACGGCGCTGGATCCGTTCGGCACCGGCACCGCTCCGGCGGTGGTCGCGGCCATCCTCGACTATCCCACCCATGCCAGCGAGGAGCAGCGGGTCAATGTCGCCGCGGCGAAGCTGGACGGGCCGCTGTTCGACCTGCCGGGCGGGCCGCTGAAGTTCGCCGTGGGGGCCGAGTACCGGTTCGAGTCCTTCGAGCAGCGCGGCTACATCGGCACGCCGGCCAACGATATCCCGGAGAACATGGACCGCACCGTTCTGTCGCTCTACGGCGAGGTCTTCGTCCCCATCGTCGGCCCGGGCAACACCCTGCCGATGGTCAAGGGGCTCGCGCTGTCGCTGTCCGGCCGGTACGACGACTACAGCGACTTCGGGACCACCACCAACCCCAAGGTCGGCGTCTACTGGCAGCTGGTCGACGGTCTGTCCGTGCGCGGCTCCTACGGCACCTCGTTCCGGGCCCCGGGCTTGCGCCAGATCGGCGCGACCGTCGGCGCCTACTATCTGAGCGCCCCCAACTCGGCCACCTACGCCAACGACCCGACGCGGGGCGCGGCCCAGGTCGAGACCATCTACCTGCTGGGCGGCAACACGAACCTGCAGCCGGAAGAGGCCACGACCTGGTCGGCCGGCATCGACGTCAATCCGACCTTCCTGCCGAACCTGCGGGCCAGCCTGACCTACTACAAGCTCGAATACACCGACGTGATCGGCACGCCGTCGGTGCCCTATGTGTTCCAGGACCCGACCTTCGACTCGATCGTCTATCGCGGCAATCCGGCAAGCCCGGCCTTCCAGGACCTGCTGGCGATCGCCACGCCGGTGAACCTGCCGGCCAGCTTCGGCACGGACGCCAACCTGCTCGACCTGCGCAACAACAACTTCGGCGTCCGCGAGACCGACGGCCTGGACTTCGACGTCAACTACTACTGGACGACCGGCTTCGGCTCGGTGTTCGCCGACCTGGCGGGGAACTACATCCTCAACTTCGACACCCGGATTTCGCCGGCCTCGCCGGTCACCAACAGCCTGGACCTCGGCCTGGCGCGCTGGACGGCGCGGGCGACGCTGGCCGCCCAGGCCGGTCCGGTGTCGCTGGCGGGTTTCGTCAACTATCGGGACGGGGTGAAGAGCCTCTACACGACGCCGACCGGGGTGAGTTCCTACCGGGCTGACTCCTACGTCACGGTCGATCTGCGGGCGTCCTGGACGCTGCCCGACACCGGCTGGACCAGGGGCGCCGTGGTGGCCGTGCAGGTCAACGACCTGTTCGACGCCGACCCGCCGTTCTTCCCGGCGACCGACGGCGTCGGCGGCTCCTACAACCCGATCGGCCGCTTCATCGGCCTCAACCTGCGCAAGACCTTCTGATCCGGACCCCGGCGGGCGCAGGCCGTTCCTCGCCGGGGCTCCCGCCACAGGCTTGCCGCGCCACCACTGCCCCAGCACCGCCAAGGAAGAGACCGTCGAAGGTGACCCTCACGAGCGTACCAGACACCCCGGCGCCGACATTGGCGGCCGGGTCCCCGGTTCCCCAGATGCGGCTCTACCGGGATTGGCTGGAGCGGGAACGCGGGCTTGGCTTCGCCGACTATGCCGGGCTGTGGACCTGGTCGACGACGGACCTGGACGGGTTCTGGCGCAGCATCTGGGACTATCATCAGCTGGCCTCGCCGACGCCGTTCGCCAGCGTCCTGCGGGGCGGGGCCATGCCGGGCGCCACCTGGTTCGACGGGGCCAGCGTCAACTATGCCAGGCAGGTGTTCCGCCATGTCGAGGCGGCCGAGGCCCTGGGCCTGCCGGCGATTGTCGCCGAGGATGAGCAGGGCGGGGTGACGGAGATCGGCTGGGCGGAGCTTCGGCGGCGAAGCGCCTCCCTGGCCCTGACCCTGCGCGACAGCGGCGTTGCGCGAGGCGACCGTGTGGCCGCCTACCTGCCCAACATCCCCGAGGCGGTGATCGGCCTGCTGGCCTGCGCCAGCCTGGGGGCCATCTGGACCATCTGCTCGCCCGACATGGGCACGCCGGCGGTGCTCGACCGCTTTCGCCAGGTCGCTCCGAAGGCCCTGATCGCCGTCGACGGCGTCCGCTACGCGGGCAAGGCGATGGATCGCAGCGCCGCCGTGGCGGAGATCCGGGAGGCGCTGCCGAGCATCGAGGCCCTGCTGGTCGTGGAAAGCGGGTTCGGGCAGTCCAGCATCGCCGGCGCCCAGAGTTTCGCCGCCGCTGCCGCGCGCGCCGACGCGGCGGTGGTTGACTTCGAGCCCGAGTGGCTGCCCTTCGACCACCCGCTGTGGATCCTCTATTCGAGCGGCACGACCGGCCTGCCCAAGGCAATCGTTCATGGCCATGGCGGCGTCATCCTCGCCGCCTGCGCCGGCCACCTGCAGCTGGACATCGGGCCCAGTTACGCCGCCAACACCCTGGGCGAGCGGTTCCACTGGTACAGCGCGACCGGTTGGGTGATGTGGAATCTTCAGGTCGGGGCCCTGCTCGGCGGGACCACCCTCTGCCTGTTCGACGGCGCGCCGAGCGGTCGCAAGGGCCAGCCGGACTGGCTGACGCTGTGGTCTTTCGCGGCCCGGCACGGGGTCACCTGGTTCGGGGCGGGGGCGGCTTTCTTCGCCAGCTGCCGCAAGGCGGCGATCGACATCGGCGAGGCGGGGGACACCGGCGCCATCCGGGCGCTCGGCAGCACGGGCTCGCCCCTGCCGGCCGAGGTCCAGCAGTGGGGCACGGACCAGTTCGCCGCCCTCGGCCGCCCCGACATCTGGTGGTGCAACATCAGCGGCGGCACCGATGTGGCGGCGGCCTTCCTGGCCGGTAACCGGGAGCTGCCGGACACCCCCGGCAAGCTGCAGTGCCGGCACCTGGGGGCCGCCATCGAGGCCTGGAACGATGACGGCCAGCCGGTCATCGGCCAGGTCGGCGAGCTCGTCTGCACCCGGCCCTTCCCCAGCATGCCGCTCAAATTCTGGGGCGACGAGGACGGCAGCCGCTATCGCGCCTCCTACTTCAGCGAATGGCCGGGCGTCTGGCGACATGGCGACTGGCTGCGGGTCGACGCCGACGGCAGCTGCACCATCACCGGCCGAAGCGACGCGACCATCAACCGGCATGGCCTGCGCATGGGCACGGCCGACCTCTATGCCGCCGTGGAAGACCTGCCCGGGGTGGCCGACACCCTGGTCATCGACCTCGAGGATGGACGGGGGGGCAGCAAGCTTCTGATGTTCGTGACGCCGAGCGCCGGACGCACCCTGGACGCGGCGCTGGAGGCCGCGATGGCGTCGGCCATCCGGCGCTCGCTGTCACCCCGGTTCATCCCGGACCTGTTCATCGCGGCGCCCGGCATTCCGCGCACCCTGTCCGGCAAGAAGCAGGAGCTGCCGATCAAGCGCCTCTTCCAGGGTTGGCCGATCGCCAAGGTCATCAACCCCGACGCCATCGCCAACCCGGAGATCATCCCATGGTACCAGCATCAGGCGACCGCCTGGCGGGAGCGCGCGGCATGACGCGGGTGGGTGTCGTCGGCGCCGGCCTGATGGGGGCCGAGATCGCGCTTGTGTTCGCCCTGGGCGGGCTCGAGGTGGTCATGACCGACCTCAACGACGACGCGTTGCAGCGGGCGATGACCCGGCTCGCGGCGCTGCTGGACAAGGGCGCCGCGCGGGGACTGTACACGGCGGACCAGGGCCGGGACGCCCTGGCCCGCATCCGGCCGTCCGCAAACCTGTCGGATCTCGCCGACCGCGAGCTGGTCAGCGAGGCGGTGTTCGAGTCGCTGGAGGCCAAGCAGGCGGTGTTGCGGTCGCTGGATGGGATCTGCCGCCCGGACTGCGTGCTGGCGTCCAACACCTCGACCCTGCCGATCTCGACCCTGGGCGCGGCGCTTGCGCCCGCCCGCCGCGGCGTCTTCCTCGGCACGCACTACTTTTCGCCCGCCTCGCGCATGCAGCTGGTCGAGGTCATTCCCGGCTTCGACACCGATCCCGGCGTCGTCACGCGGATCGGCGAGCTGTTGCGGTCGGTCGGCAAGGCGCCGGTGGTGGTCAAGGACGTCGCCGGCTTCGCGGTCAACCGCCTGCTGCACGCCATGCTGATCGAGGCGGTCAAGCTGGTCGAGGAGGGGGTGGCGAGCCCGGAGGACATCGATGCGGCCTGCCGGCTGGGGCTCGGGCATCCGATCGGTCCGTTCGCGCTGATGGACGCGGTGACGTCCGATCTTTGCCTGCAGGTCCAGGACATCCTGCACGACGCCTACGGCGAACGCTTCCGGCCGCCGGCCCTGCTCAAGCAGAGGGTCGCCGCCGGATACGGCGGCGGCCGCGGCCGGCCGGGCTGGACCGGCGGCAAACGCGAACCTTCAAACGGGGACTCCCAGGCATGACCGACGCGACACCCGGCACGGGCGGGCAGGTTCCCGTCAACAGGGGGCTGGTGCTCGGCCTGTTGTCCTCCGTCTATGTGCTCAACTTCCTGGACCGCCAGCTGGTCTCCATCCTGGCCAAGCCGATCCAGGACGCCCTGCAGATCACCGACGGCCAGCTTGGCCGGATCACCGGCTTCTATTTCGCGCTCTTCTACTGCTTCATCGCCATTCCGGTCGGCTGGCTGGCCGACCGCACGAACCGTGTGAAGGTGTTGTCGATCGCCTGTGGCCTGTGGAGCGCCGCGACCGCCGCCTGCGGCATGGCGGGCGGCTATGGCCAGCTGGTCGTCGCGCGCATGGCGGTCGGGGTCGGCGAGGCCGGAGGCGTTCCGCCATCCTACGCCATCATCTCGGACTATTTCCCGCGCGAGAAGCGGGCCTCCGCCCTGGCCATCTTCAATCTGGGACCGCCGCTCGGTTCGGCCCTCGGCGTCGCGTTCGGCGCCTCCCTGGCGGCCGCCTTCGACTGGCGACTGCCCTTCTATGTCATCGGCGGGATCGGCGTGGTCACCGCCGTCGTGGTCTGGTTCCTGGCGCCTGAACCCCGGCGTGGCGCGCACGATGCGTCGCCGACGGCGCCGCCGGCCGAGGTGGCGACCGAACGGTTCTTCTCCGTCATCGCCCGGTTCTTCTCCAACCCGCTGTTGCTGCTGGCCGCGATCGCCAGCGGCGCGGCCAACTTCATCACCTACGGGCTCAGCAATTTCGCCACCCTGTTTCTGATGCGGGAGAAGGGCATGGCGCTGGGCGAGGTGGCCATCTGGTACGCCCTGGTCGTCGCCATCGGCATGGGCGGCGGCATCTTTGTTTCCGGCCGGCTGATCGACCGCTTCGCGGCCAGGAGCAAGACGGCCTACGCCGTCCTTCCGGCGATCTCCCTGCTGCTGGCCCTGCCCTTCTTCCTCGGCTTCGTCTGGGCCCCGCGCTGGGAGCTGGCGCTGGTCTTCCTGATGGCGCCGATGTTCCTCAACTCCTTCTTCCTGACCGCCACCGTGACCTTCGTGCAGAGCGAGGTCCGCCCCGACCAGCGGGTCATCTCCGGGGCCCTGCTGCTGCTGGTCATGAACTTCATCGGACTGGGCCTTGGGCCGACGTTTGTCGGCATGGTCAGCGACCTCTTCGCGGCCAACGGCGGCGCCCACGCCCTGCAGTCGGCCTTCTATGCGCTCTCGCCGATGTATCTGATCGCGGCCGTGCTGTTCCTCGGCCTGGCGCGCCTGATCAGACGATCCACCGTTTCGATGGGAGACCCCGCGTGATGACCTTCCCGCGCCACGTCCTTCGCGCCCTGATCGGCGGTTGCGCCCTGCTCTGGGGCCTTTCGAGCCTGCCGGCCCAAGCCGCCCCGCCGGTCGTGGACATGCCCGCCGGCGTCGTCAGCGGTGTGCGGGAGGGCGATGCGACCGTGTTCCGCGCCATCCCCTACGCCCTGCCCCCGGTCGGCGAGCGTCGGTGGCGACCGCCGGCGCCGATGCCCCGCTGGAGCGGCGTCCGCCCAGCCGGGACGATGGGCGTCGCCTGCATGCAGCCGGCGATGGCGACGGGGCCCTACGACCGGGGCCGTCAGGCCATGAGCGAGGACTGCCTGACGCTCGACATCACCGCTCCGGCCGGCGCCCGCAAGGCGCCGGTGATGGTGTGGATCCACGGCGGCACGCTGATCTGGGGCACGGCGCATTCGCGCATGTACGACGGTCAGGCCTTCGCCAAACGCGGCGTCATCCTGGTGTCCATAAACTACCGCCTCGGCGTGCTGGGCTATCTGGCCCATCCCGAGCTCAGCGCGGAGTCCGCCGACAAGGTGTCGGGAAACTACGGCCTGATGGACCAGGTGGCGGCGCTGAAATGGGTGCGCGAGAACATCGCCGCCTTCGGCGGGGATGCGAACAACGTCACCATCTTCGGCGAGTCCGCCGGCGCGCTGAGCGTCGAATACCTGCTCACCTCGCCCCTCGCGCGCGGCGTCTTCGACCGGGCCATCCTGCAGAGCGGCTACCTCTTCACCATGCCGGAACTGCGCAGCGGCCGGTACGAGGAGTTTTCGGCCGAGGCGATCGGCTCCTGGCTCGGCGCGACCCTGGGCGCGCCCGGCATCGGGGATCTGCGCGCCATGGAGGCGCGACAGCTTGTCGATGGAGCCGCCAAGGCGGGCTATGCGCCGTTCGGCACGATCGACGGCAAGATCCTGCCGCGCCAGATCGTCGAGACCTTCGATCGCGGCGAGCAGGCGCCGGTCCCCCTGCTGGCCGGCTTCAACAGCGGCGAGGTGCGCAGCCTCCGCTTCCTTCTGCCGCCGCTCGCCGCCAGCCGGAACGCCTATGTCGCCGACATCAAGGCCCGCTATGGCGATCTGGCCGAGACCTATCTGCGGCTCTATCCGCCGACCGATCCGGAGCAGACACGGCTGGCCGCGTCACGCGACGTCGTCTTCGGCTGGGCCGCCGAGCGGCTGGTTCGAAAGCAGGCCGCCGTCGGCCAGCCCGCCTACCTGTACTATTTCGACCATGACTATCCGGCCGCGGCGGCCGCCGACATGAGGGCCTTCCATGCCGGCGAAGTTCCGTTCGTCTTCGGAACCTTCGGCGGCGTTCCGGCCGGGTGGCCAGCCATTCCGGACACCGCCGAGCATCGACTGATCTCCGACGCGATGCTGGACTACTGGACGAGCTTCGCCCGCAACGGCCGGCCGGTCGCCGAGAACGGTCCGGACTGGGAGGCGTTCGGGACGAACCGGGCCTATGTCACCTTCGGCAAGGCGCCGGTGCTGTCGCGGCAATTCATGCCCGGCATGTACGAACTGCACGAGCAGGTCATGTGCCGGCGCCGCCAGGGTGGGCAATCCTGGAACTGGCGCTCGGGCAGCCTCGCGCCGGTGCTGCCCCCATCATCGGCGGCCTGCATGGCGCCGTACCCGGCGCCCGCCGTGAATTGACAGGGTCGACGGGCCGCGGACGCTAGTCGTGCAGCACGATGGCGTCGCCGCCCTCCAGCCGCACCGCGTCGCCCAGCTCGCGCCCCAGGGCCCGGGCCGCCGCCTCGGCGCCGTCCTCCGGCAGCATGATGCCGCCTTCCTTGCGGAAGCGCCGGGTGCCGTCTGGCGTCAGGGCCTCGACGATCAGGGTCAGGTGGCCTTCGTTGAGCAGGGCATGCGCCCCGATCGCCGTGCGGCAGCTGCCTTCGAGGGCGGCCAGGGCGCCGCGTTCGGCGGCGACGGTGATGACGGTGTCGAGGTCGCAGACGGCGGCCAGCCAGTCGGCGTGGATGTCGGCCTCGCGGGTCTGGATGGCCAGGGCGCCTTGGCCGGGGGCCGGCGGGTTGGCGACGGGGTCGAGGAAGCTCTTGACCACACTGCCCAGGCCGAGGCGGTTGAGACCGGAGGCGGCCAGCAGGATGGCGTCGGCCTCGCCCTGGGCCAGCTTGGCCAGGCGGGTGTCGACGTTGCCGCGCAGCATGATGATCTCGAGGTCCGGCCGGGCGGCCAGGCACTGGGCGGCGCGGCGCAGGGAGGCGGTGCCGAGGCGGGCGCCGTGCGGCAGGTCTTCCAGCGTTTCCCACTGTTCGCTGATGAAGGCGTCGCGGGGATCCTCACGCTCGGGGATGGCGGCGATGGCCAGGCCCGGCGGCATCTCGGCCGGGACGTCCTTCATCGAGTGGACGGCGGCGTCGATGCG
The nucleotide sequence above comes from Caulobacter sp. NIBR1757. Encoded proteins:
- a CDS encoding carboxylesterase family protein; this translates as MTFPRHVLRALIGGCALLWGLSSLPAQAAPPVVDMPAGVVSGVREGDATVFRAIPYALPPVGERRWRPPAPMPRWSGVRPAGTMGVACMQPAMATGPYDRGRQAMSEDCLTLDITAPAGARKAPVMVWIHGGTLIWGTAHSRMYDGQAFAKRGVILVSINYRLGVLGYLAHPELSAESADKVSGNYGLMDQVAALKWVRENIAAFGGDANNVTIFGESAGALSVEYLLTSPLARGVFDRAILQSGYLFTMPELRSGRYEEFSAEAIGSWLGATLGAPGIGDLRAMEARQLVDGAAKAGYAPFGTIDGKILPRQIVETFDRGEQAPVPLLAGFNSGEVRSLRFLLPPLAASRNAYVADIKARYGDLAETYLRLYPPTDPEQTRLAASRDVVFGWAAERLVRKQAAVGQPAYLYYFDHDYPAAAAADMRAFHAGEVPFVFGTFGGVPAGWPAIPDTAEHRLISDAMLDYWTSFARNGRPVAENGPDWEAFGTNRAYVTFGKAPVLSRQFMPGMYELHEQVMCRRRQGGQSWNWRSGSLAPVLPPSSAACMAPYPAPAVN
- a CDS encoding AraC family transcriptional regulator ligand-binding domain-containing protein, which codes for MDGRALNEGGLDGEAVQRLLQGAVLKGRDPLAILRDAGIEASVYGNAQASIDGPALVRLARQIQIALDDVYFGFLGQGCRLALETERLLSFLHCGTFGEALRVSIRFTDAMSADVGPWIAEEHGAGLQHICKYQTIPGVDRDILVWIRFVWIYHLFSWLIGRPLALRGILVRGPRPVQANGFDRFALFRCPITYNAPVDALCYSWSDLAVRLVHSSITEYNDYYASAPDWFASPDSALSWREQAQQVLIELQRAGMWSAPIEVVAARLRTRPRRLRQGLASEGESFQDIRTRLRGELAGAYLLASDMPISTIGDTLGFSEPGGFSRQFLAWAGMTPSAYRALHLADPAKIAAATALLNERRGA
- a CDS encoding MFS transporter, which codes for MTDATPGTGGQVPVNRGLVLGLLSSVYVLNFLDRQLVSILAKPIQDALQITDGQLGRITGFYFALFYCFIAIPVGWLADRTNRVKVLSIACGLWSAATAACGMAGGYGQLVVARMAVGVGEAGGVPPSYAIISDYFPREKRASALAIFNLGPPLGSALGVAFGASLAAAFDWRLPFYVIGGIGVVTAVVVWFLAPEPRRGAHDASPTAPPAEVATERFFSVIARFFSNPLLLLAAIASGAANFITYGLSNFATLFLMREKGMALGEVAIWYALVVAIGMGGGIFVSGRLIDRFAARSKTAYAVLPAISLLLALPFFLGFVWAPRWELALVFLMAPMFLNSFFLTATVTFVQSEVRPDQRVISGALLLLVMNFIGLGLGPTFVGMVSDLFAANGGAHALQSAFYALSPMYLIAAVLFLGLARLIRRSTVSMGDPA
- the hemC gene encoding hydroxymethylbilane synthase, with protein sequence MSPQPVVRIGTRASKLALAQSRMMQLRIATALGAPDRADEIAPLVRITTTGDRIQDRRLLEVGGKALFTKEIEEALLDGRIDAAVHSMKDVPAEMPPGLAIAAIPEREDPRDAFISEQWETLEDLPHGARLGTASLRRAAQCLAARPDLEIIMLRGNVDTRLAKLAQGEADAILLAASGLNRLGLGSVVKSFLDPVANPPAPGQGALAIQTREADIHADWLAAVCDLDTVITVAAERGALAALEGSCRTAIGAHALLNEGHLTLIVEALTPDGTRRFRKEGGIMLPEDGAEAAARALGRELGDAVRLEGGDAIVLHD
- a CDS encoding acetoacetate--CoA ligase, whose amino-acid sequence is MRLYRDWLERERGLGFADYAGLWTWSTTDLDGFWRSIWDYHQLASPTPFASVLRGGAMPGATWFDGASVNYARQVFRHVEAAEALGLPAIVAEDEQGGVTEIGWAELRRRSASLALTLRDSGVARGDRVAAYLPNIPEAVIGLLACASLGAIWTICSPDMGTPAVLDRFRQVAPKALIAVDGVRYAGKAMDRSAAVAEIREALPSIEALLVVESGFGQSSIAGAQSFAAAAARADAAVVDFEPEWLPFDHPLWILYSSGTTGLPKAIVHGHGGVILAACAGHLQLDIGPSYAANTLGERFHWYSATGWVMWNLQVGALLGGTTLCLFDGAPSGRKGQPDWLTLWSFAARHGVTWFGAGAAFFASCRKAAIDIGEAGDTGAIRALGSTGSPLPAEVQQWGTDQFAALGRPDIWWCNISGGTDVAAAFLAGNRELPDTPGKLQCRHLGAAIEAWNDDGQPVIGQVGELVCTRPFPSMPLKFWGDEDGSRYRASYFSEWPGVWRHGDWLRVDADGSCTITGRSDATINRHGLRMGTADLYAAVEDLPGVADTLVIDLEDGRGGSKLLMFVTPSAGRTLDAALEAAMASAIRRSLSPRFIPDLFIAAPGIPRTLSGKKQELPIKRLFQGWPIAKVINPDAIANPEIIPWYQHQATAWRERAA
- a CDS encoding TonB-dependent receptor, producing MTGSSRFTKSIALGGASLLAIMLLAAAAPALAQAPAAPDGESPDSGADVEEIIVTGTSIRGVPPTGSNLISVTRDDIEMLGGANTPDLTSTIPQLSSFNTAPTTSAGTGPGLGSFAPALRGLPANATLPLMNGHRLVSAAVQVTNPDYPLIPNLAVERIEVVADGASSIYGSDAVAGVVNFITRRKVEGVEVSASYGAGEDYSAGHVSGLVGEDWGSGSILAAYQYTENSNLLAGDRDYRITDFRPYGGIDSRSVACPSPTVYPNPTYTAPYQAPTFTAGANRCDSGALNDLLPSSAIHALFVSGRQELGDRTTLWADVLYSDRHDEYQVAAPALSVGMLSPVFGGNPFFKGPPGAFYELISFRADNLIGSDHLTNTNDKSAVNSSFGIDVKLPRELNLSVYGTVDWAMNDSYVPGLSQAALDAAAAGTTTATALDPFGTGTAPAVVAAILDYPTHASEEQRVNVAAAKLDGPLFDLPGGPLKFAVGAEYRFESFEQRGYIGTPANDIPENMDRTVLSLYGEVFVPIVGPGNTLPMVKGLALSLSGRYDDYSDFGTTTNPKVGVYWQLVDGLSVRGSYGTSFRAPGLRQIGATVGAYYLSAPNSATYANDPTRGAAQVETIYLLGGNTNLQPEEATTWSAGIDVNPTFLPNLRASLTYYKLEYTDVIGTPSVPYVFQDPTFDSIVYRGNPASPAFQDLLAIATPVNLPASFGTDANLLDLRNNNFGVRETDGLDFDVNYYWTTGFGSVFADLAGNYILNFDTRISPASPVTNSLDLGLARWTARATLAAQAGPVSLAGFVNYRDGVKSLYTTPTGVSSYRADSYVTVDLRASWTLPDTGWTRGAVVAVQVNDLFDADPPFFPATDGVGGSYNPIGRFIGLNLRKTF
- a CDS encoding 3-hydroxyacyl-CoA dehydrogenase family protein: MTRVGVVGAGLMGAEIALVFALGGLEVVMTDLNDDALQRAMTRLAALLDKGAARGLYTADQGRDALARIRPSANLSDLADRELVSEAVFESLEAKQAVLRSLDGICRPDCVLASNTSTLPISTLGAALAPARRGVFLGTHYFSPASRMQLVEVIPGFDTDPGVVTRIGELLRSVGKAPVVVKDVAGFAVNRLLHAMLIEAVKLVEEGVASPEDIDAACRLGLGHPIGPFALMDAVTSDLCLQVQDILHDAYGERFRPPALLKQRVAAGYGGGRGRPGWTGGKREPSNGDSQA